The DNA region gtgagacagatcgtgttcgcgaagggtaccacccccaacgcttcgcgttcgcgaagaagaaaattcccctgCCCCATTTTACCTTTTGCGTTTACGAcactacctacgcgaacgcgaagaagggcacacTAGAACAACTGCTGCAacaaaaatctcaaattttctaagtgcaaatcacttcgtaacctatccgaaactcaccggagccctcggggctccaaaccaaatatgcacataagtctaaaaacagcatacggacctgctcgcgcgatcaaatcgccaaaataacacctagaactacgaatttagtaccaaatcaaataaaattttcaagaacactttaaaatttttattttctcaactagacgtccgaatcacgtcaaatcaactccgtttctcaccaaattttatagacaggttttaaatatcataacgaacttgtaccgggctccggaaccaaaatagaacccgatactaacaatgccaaatatcaatcaattctaaaaaataattcattttcaaacttttaattttcatcaaaaattcataatttgagctagggagctccgaattcgattccgggcatacgcccaggtcccacaattcgatacggacccaccgggatcgtcaaaataTGGATTCGGGCCCATTTAtaaaaaatgttgaccgaaataatctaaaatcaacttttaagtaaaaaattcttattttcattagttttcaacataaaagctttccggaaacctgcccagactgtgcacacaaatcgaggagggtaaaacgagatttttaaggcttaaggaCACAGATtagagttctaaaatataagatgaccttttgggtcatcacatatagttacgtaaaaaaatatttatatgtatatatagtatgtgTTGACTCCCCTTAGTTTTCTggtatgtttacttttatatattttgacacccttAATAAAATTTTTGGCTCTGCCACTATTAAGGACCCCAAAATTACTATTTCtctatatatagtatattatttgtataattatttcttattattgataaatttatatctttattgtcatattaatttttaataactcaatttcttcctctaattaatataaccaaaatagttttctgtcaatcttattttacatttttactgAATTATATTTCTATATTCATTAGTTAGTCACATAACTATATCTCATAATCTAacttatcatttatttttctcacaTAAATTATACTCTCTTCGTCCCGATATATTTGAAAGTGTTTGACTGGACAAAGagtttatgaaataaagaaagacttttgaaacttatgatcTAAAACAAATGAGAGAAACTCATGTGGTTAGAAAttatctcattaagggtaaaatggaaaATCTAAAGTTGAATTATTACCAAATATAAAAAGTGGGCTGGCTAAAAAATAGGAGTCACATAAATCGGGACGGGGGAAGTATATTTTATGGGGTTCTCTCATTTCAGTTGTGATACAATCAACGTTAAATTCATTCaattttttgtactttataaaactaaattatcatatatatatatatatatatatatatatatatatatatatatatatatatatatgcaaactTGGAAATATTATGGAGTATAAGTTCgataacaaaattaaaatttgacatgttcTACTTTAACGAAAGGGGTGAGGATCATCAGCTCATCAATTTTTGGGCACTTTTATCAAGTGCACCAATGCTGCAACTTGTTATTCCTATACTGTGATGCCAACGAAGGACAATTCGTACTTTCCTAGAAACACAAATGGTTGCTAAAGAAGTTTATTTGTTGAAATTTTGATTGGGCTGCCGTCTTGAAAAACTTTCATTAGACAAGCCATAGTGAGATAAAAATTATAGTGGCCAGAAAATaccttaatattttttttttttgcttttctaccctctttaattaacaaaaaatattgTAAGTCAAGATCATCTCTTCGGTTTTTGTTAAGCACACAGTACAATCTTGCAAATCAATTGAAACAGATAacaaccaaattaaaaaaaaacatcatTCAAAGCTCAATAAAGTAGCATATATCAAAATTGAAAAGTGAAGTCCTACATATAGAACAAACACACATGATATATATGCATACTTTTGGGTCAATGTGGCATAgctcaagcaataaataagtgggGTTCACACAAAGCATAGATATTTAATAACCAAAAGCAATTAGGATTAAGAATCGTATTATGAAACTATCATCGAGAAAAAAAATTGGAAattaaagagaaaaacaaattactacaattttttatatatttatttatgaaCAGATACACGTTAAGTTTGAATCGTGATAATATTTACATGTAATTTGATGTGTTTTACCCTGACTTTAGAGTGTTTTAAGTGTTTTGAAGGTTAAAAAATATTCAATTGAGTTTAATGGTGTAATCTTATTGCGTATAAATTCATTGGTGATAGACGAAATTCATTGAGTATTTTCTCACCCATTTCCCGCGCCGCAGCTCCATGGCACAAAGGCTTAATTTCTCGCAATTTTAAATGTTGGGTAtttttgtctaggcaaaatttaTGGTCATATAAAAGGGTTTAAACCTATTTTTAGCCGTCATACTCGACCCGAAAAGATAAGAAACACCATTGTGAAAGCAAATTTGACCTTGGAACATCAGCAAGTCCACCCCACAAGACGAATCAAATACTTTTTCTCTACTTTTCTATTTTTGCTATTAAATATTGTTTTAACAATATTTTATGTGTTTTTAGTACAATTGTGAGTACCTAAACTTCTCATCTAGGATTATGATGGAATCACTTATATATTGGGAGAACTGTTTgacaatattttttaaataattgaatCGTTATAAATAGAGTCTATTGGTTCAACTATATTTTGTTGTAAGGACTTTCGATAAATTGTACCCTTATATCTTATTTTGCTTGAGAATGATTGTATGATTAGGTTATTATTGAAAAACGTCACTTTTGAGTAATCAAGAGATTAATTGCAAGAATTTAAAAATGAGTTTAGAGATAATAAAACTTTGCACGATCTTTATGAGTCGTTTAAGTTGTTAGCTGGAGTTAGTACTAAAGAATAATTTTAAGAAATTGAAACCTAAGATTTTTAGAATATGGGTGCACCattaaagaaagaagaaaaaaaatactaaatgggTATCAATTATTGTTCCTTTGGTAAATAACTTAGTATTTAACCAAGTGCACCATTCAACCTTTTTGGATTATGGGTGTCAACAGATAATATAAGTTTAATTCTAGAAAATACATACATAAAGTACCTAATTTGGCTTAGAGACAATAGGTTCACGTGCCCCATAATCTACCATATAAGTCCGCTCGTCGTGGAGAATAGTTCCAAGAGAATATAATGAACACGTTAGACATTCATCCCAATAATTAGGGAAATCACTATCCTACGTTTTTTACTCATGAATATACCTTATTCTCTTTAGTTGATAATCTTATTGCTTTAGTATTTGTTAGTTAAGTAGTATAAAATAGACAAAATTACTTTCTAACTTGAAAAATGTTTGAACCTATTTTCTGAGTGATAGTGAATAATTATAGCTAAGCGTTAGTTATCTTTGGTATTTGACTCTGAATTCTTTAGCCAAATATATTTTGCAGCGAtcacttatcctttttaggatgGGAGTCGGACATAATCTGTCACGACCTAACCTAGGGTCGCGACGGATAACCGACACTAAGTGCCGATCATCACTAAACTTGTTGATAATCTACTAATCATGAATATAAATAGATAAACTGAACAAGTAGAAGCATAGCTGATAAGAACTGTACAATTTGAAAAGCTGACAAGGCTAACATATAAAAACATACTAACTGCACAGGTGCATATCTACAAGCATCTAGGAGTGCTGAACTGAACAAGTACTGGACGGAACAAGGCCCCGCCATACCCAAACTAGCTGACTGTACAAATACCAAAAGATAAGTAACTCTGGGAATAAGTGGAGTGACTCCAATAGCTGGTGGATGGGCTACTGATGTGACTTAAGCGCTGATCTATCTGTACCTGCGCGACATGAAACGCAGTGCCTCAGAAGGGACGTGTATACGATATGTACAAAGTATGTAGGGTGGAAAGCATATGAGCATACTAAAGCATGACTGTAAGCTGGAACTCTAAATATAAGATGAAAGCTAAACAAGAGTCTGAACTAGCAGCCACTCTGGAACTGAACCGATGTTTAAGATGAAATCGTGCTGAAACTGAACTACCATTTAAACTGGTACCTGACTGACGTTATGGGCTATTTCCCCCCAATCAAGTAACTGTATATCTGAACTAGCCTCATGTATAGTCACACAATGCAAATTGTagctatatatgcatatataatctGCATGACTGGTGTTATCGGCTATATTCCCTCAGTAGGTAAATATATAATCAATAAGCTCGGCCGGTGTTATGGGCTATCTTCCCCAGCATATAATCAATAGGATTCGCTTGAGTTATGGGCTATATCCCCCAGCATATCAATGTAAGCATGTATGAGGCATAACATATGTGGCAGCATCATATGGACTCAAGAGATTATGaaagaaaccataaatagaatcACAATCGTAACCTAACACTCATCATCCATAAGTTGGACAGAGGAGCCTATTCTCATTTTAGGGAGAAATTGAGTATGCACATGAGATACTACGGCTAATTAACTCATCAGGATCCCTCTATAATCAATTTAGAACCAAGAAACTCAAGATATGTCCAACTCTTCGAATTTCCAAAACTTTCGACAGAGTTTCCCCTAAAACTTGATGATCCCCAAAGACAACAACAAGCACCACAATATACATGAGAATGGATACCCGGACAAGATGATAACATCAACTAAAGGAGATCTAGTTATCCATAATAGTGTCAAACGATCGGCAAAGTAGAATTATGAATGTTATGTCGACTCATAATGGCTTACTTGTAACATGAAAGTCTAAATATGATTTAGGAATAATCTAAGTATCAAGACATGATAATTAAGCTTGTAATCTTAAATAAAACTATTAGGATAAGATGGGGGTTAGGTATACATAAAAATATCAAAGGAACAGAACAAACGGAAGTCCAGCTAGCATAGAATCgccctttttatttttgttgtgtttttaAGTTCTAACCTAAACTAGTGTCTGCCATACTTCACATATGGAATTGAATACTATACAAAGATACAATACATGATAAAATTTACCTTGAAAATCTCTTAAAAGATTAAGAAGAAAGGCTAGAACTTAGCTAGACCAAATCATGccgaaaatgaaatgaaaacccTACATACCTCTTGTGTTCTTGCTTCCAAACCTTGTTGCCTTTGATGCACACCCTTACTTATGCTTGTATAAATAAAACACAGAGGTGATAAGCTTCCTTATCCATTTAGCTCTTTCCAAAACATGAGTTATAAGGAGAAAGGAGAACGACAAAGTCTTACAAATGTCGTAAGGATTGCGTTGATGCGTTCGCGTCTTGATTTTACGTTGCGGATGGTGGAATTTCTTCAAAACCCTAAGGATGTATTTAGGATGTCTAGAAAGATCTTTTAGGTttgattttggtcaaaataaggcTTAGATATGAAGTCCACAATTTTATATAGCAAGATAATTCTCAACCGATCTTGTGGGTCCCAAAGGAAGCTGCTTGTGCAGTTTcgtaaaaatataaatatctctctacttcgatatcgtattgacaaacggtttaatgcgttggaaactagactcatagatatttaattggTGGGTGGATCAATCCCTAATTCCaaattttaagtaaaattataaacgtaacTTGTggcaacttttgtcgacttttgtttcataattcGTTTGACTTAAAAACAAAATACACTATTATAATACGGCTAAAATACCTCATAACAtcacctccttatcatgttaagttGCCTAGTATCACCCTAAAAGTACGGGTTATAATATTATCAACTTACCGACTAatttcaacgaaacttattttgttcgattcgtttagcttctaaaccttcgaaccctcttggtacttgtagttcataattttaaatatttattacctccaaggtaacatgattaacttactttatgtagttccaaagatgatctcatttccgaGTTTACATCAACTGACTTACGACATACTTTACGTATGAAAACGTGGGGTGTAACATGATAATCATGTTAGGCGCTATTCAAATAAAAAGTAGTCAAAAACACTTTCAGAAGTTCTTCAAAACACAATAGATCTTTGACTCAGAAAATTTATTTGCCTACATGCACATCTttgactttttcttttttctttccattTCTTTATTTTGGTAAGTTTATGTATTATTGATTAtaattggaagtgcaattagatTTTGTTGCCTCAAACTAAGGAAGTGGTTTTATGCTACTATGAAACCAAATTAATTTCTAACTTCCTCAAACCATGGTGAATAAATTACTTGCCAATCTTTTCAAACTCATTTCATATTACAATCCTTGAATTAGACTGATACTCATAACTATATATAACAAGAAAGAGGATATGTATACGTACAAGCTACATTTCAAAATAGATTTATTGCATACATTTCAATATGGCAATGAAGAAGACATCCATCACTTTGCTTTCCTTTGTTTGTCTGATGCTTATCACAATATGTATTACTCCCTCTTTTACTCTCTCATTCAAATGAAATCCTAGTTTATAATCTGTTTATATGCCTATAAAATTATACTATTATTGTCAagtgacattttattttacaTGAGTTTAGTACTTTTATGTTACCTTactcaaacaaaaaaaattataatactttattataaaaaattaacTCTTATTTTCTTATAGGCTTGTCGAGTGTGAAAGGTTCAGATGAACCGTGCACAACATGGAAGGATTGTTGGTATCAATGTCGTGATGCTATTCCCTTTTGTGTGAATGGAAAATGCAATTGTGGGATTCAGGAGGATGCTATTAACAATGCTCCAGTTGGTACTATTAGAAAATTTTTACAACATAATTAGGAGTCTGTGATTATACAAAAACAATTGTTTTGTCGTAATTTTCTTTAGTCGttggaaataataataatttcgaATAATGATTGAAATATTATTCCATGTTTCATGTATGGTAGTTGCTTTATTTATCTTTTGTTGTTTAGTTATTCTGCTTGTAGCTGATGTGAAAGTCAATTTTAACAATGAATTAAAATAcagtaaaaaaattataaaaataaatttaaccGACCCGGTTAGACCCATCTAAAACCCTCAACCCGGCCCATCAAAGGGAAGCTTGGCTCGGCCCGGAACCGAGGACCAGAACATCAAATTAGACTCATAGGATACgtaaaaagtcaaacttagaaGTCATCTTTATAACTTAAACAAAAATTCTCAGTCCATCACACTTTACCTTTACATggtatgattatatatataattagtgTTTGTTTACATGCATTCATAGATCTACGTGCATTGGAATGGTTAATATTATAGGTTGCCTTAGCATATTTACATACATAGCATGGGGACAAGTTATAGAAATGTGAACGAGTCCCAATTTGGCGTAAGTTATGATCATTCCTAACACATAAAAACATATGGTCAAAACTGATTttgatagaataataagtactatttttttattattcaaatttaagTTCTTAATAGAGGCGGATTCAAGATTTTaaattttatggatttaatttttagatttttaacattgaacacattatatttttaaagttatgagttcacataaattatttttgtaattttaatgaatttttatatataaatttttactccgcatCAAAAGTTATGAGTTCAGTTGAACCAATAGGTAGTACACTATATCTGGTTCTTAATATGATGTCGTTTTCATTAAGGAATATTTTGTCGTATAATATGAAACTTTTCTGAAGGAACGTGAATTCAAATTTAATTGGACCCAATACAGATATTAAAAATCGataaaaaaccaaaaaagaagCTAAGGTCAAAACAGGACATGATAGATGGAACGGGATCTCTCACTAATTCACGGATCCTCACCGCGATTTATGTATACGTCTTTTCATTAAGCAACcgtaataattattttaataaccaATGAGATTACACTGCATTAACTAATTTTAAATGATAGTGTTGCCAGATTACGCTACTAACTATAATCATTCCCCACCATTCACGggcttgtttttctttttcttttttaattgttttGAGATTGAATATTAATAAGAAGAAGGATACTAAAACTAGCgtattttgatatcacaattcctTTCCTAACAGCTCTTTGGGATGGTTAttatatattgtattgtattatattattattttaaatataatatttttattattatttaaattttattgtattgtaatATTAAATTTGTAATTATATAACGAAGAAAAGCCCATTTTAtccaattatttttttaataatattataaGTTTATTCTTTAAATTGCTGGTACATTAACATCatgaaataatttaaaataatataatttattcaaatattatttcattaaattaacacaatataatataatacaatATAATAAGATCGATTATAAAACAATATATAAGGATGACCAACAAAATGATCAACCAAAATGTAAAAGGTTGAACTATTGATAGGCTCCAAAATCCGATTTCTTCGCATTAAAATCTGGGAACATGGTTATTTCTTTAGCATGAAAATGATCAATCCTATCCAATATATGCATTCTTTTATTAGATTTTAAAAGGAAACAAAGACCACAAGTCCACAACTCACGAGACaaggtaaataataaataaaacaaagtaaaaaagCTTTAATATATACTATTAATCTATTTGTATATTGCCAAAAGTATGGCCAATTTTCAAATTCGCACTCTTTCTTTATCCCATTAACAAACAACTACTTTTATACCCTCTTGTCCCCATTTCCAACATCCTTATCTTTCACCCGCTTTGTCATTATTTGTTCTCTTCTTGTGCCAAGATTTTAAAAGGTTTATAAATAAAACCCAAATCAAGCCTTTTCACCGTATTGTTTTTTCATCTTATATATTTGGTTGTTAGATTTGATTATATATGATAAGAAGAAACAGAACTTGAAGCCCCCAATAAGTCACAAAGAAATATAGGAAACAATGGGGAATACTCTAGGTGGAAAAAAGACAACAAAGGTGATGAAAATCGATGGACAAACAATGAAATTCAAGACACCTTTGTATGCAAACGAGGTTCTAAAAAATTATCCTACTATGGTATTATTAGAATCCGAAGCAGTGAAGCATTTTGGGGTCAGAGCAAAACCATTGGAACCACAGCAAGAGTTGAAACCCAAAAGGCTCTATTTCCTAGTTGAGTTACCTAAGTATCCCGAAGAGAAACCCCCGAGGAGAGTCCGTTCAGGAATCCAAATGAGCGCAAAAGATCGGCTCGAAACCCTAATGTTAGCTCGGAGATCTGTGTCTGACTTGTCAATCTTGAAGCCTCCCAGTATTATTACAGAAGAGTCGTCGTATCATAATAATTCATCTCCACGTAAGGCGGAGATAGGTGGTTCCGTTAGGGTAAAGTTGAGGCTGCCTAAAGCTGAGGTGGAGAAACTGATGACGCAGTGCAAAGATGAAGGAGATGTTGCTGAGAAAATTATGCAACTTTGCATGAGCAAAAATGGTGGAAGTGGTCCA from Nicotiana tabacum cultivar K326 chromosome 24, ASM71507v2, whole genome shotgun sequence includes:
- the LOC107785061 gene encoding uncharacterized protein At1g66480, coding for MGNTLGGKKTTKVMKIDGQTMKFKTPLYANEVLKNYPTMVLLESEAVKHFGVRAKPLEPQQELKPKRLYFLVELPKYPEEKPPRRVRSGIQMSAKDRLETLMLARRSVSDLSILKPPSIITEESSYHNNSSPRKAEIGGSVRVKLRLPKAEVEKLMTQCKDEGDVAEKIMQLCMSKNGGSGPLMEEQSYNNGGIIKKGLKSREKRVGFLPITEGEIQLAMTAS